A genomic segment from Prosthecodimorpha staleyi encodes:
- a CDS encoding tripartite tricarboxylate transporter permease, with protein sequence MDALISLIHGFGVLADPMNIVYMFVGIFLGVLIGVLPGLGGANGVAILLPLTFSMSPTSAIIMLSSIYWGALFGGAITSILFNIPGEPWSVATTFDGYPLAQQGRAGEALAAAFTGSFLGAFFSTLLLTFLAPLVAKFALQFGPPEFFAVYLLTFCAFVGMGKEPAYKVIAAMMLGFALAAVGLDTVTGQLRMTFGSTELLRGFDFLVAVIGLFGVGEILLTMEEGLAFKGRSARIDLRVVLKVWKDMPKYAWTALRGAIVGAWMGITPGGATPASFMSYGLAKRFSKNGHKFGTGEVEGVIAPETAAHSAGTAALLPMLTLGIPGSPTAAVLLGGLLIWGLQPGPLLFVEQKDFVWGLIASIYLGNIAGLIVVLSTVPLFAAILRIPFSIIAPIILVICAVGAYTVHNALLDIAVMLVFGVLGYLFKKLQYPLAPLVLALVLGDMAESSFRQAMLVSQGSLSVFWSNPLVGSIVTLALLMLVWPLLSAAMASLKRDTPRVVSGE encoded by the coding sequence TTGGACGCGCTCATATCACTCATTCACGGCTTCGGCGTGCTCGCCGACCCGATGAACATCGTCTACATGTTCGTCGGCATCTTCCTCGGCGTGCTGATCGGCGTTCTGCCGGGTCTCGGCGGTGCCAACGGTGTCGCCATCCTTCTGCCGCTGACCTTCTCGATGTCGCCGACATCGGCGATCATCATGCTGTCGTCGATCTATTGGGGCGCGCTGTTCGGCGGCGCCATCACGTCGATCCTCTTCAATATTCCGGGCGAGCCGTGGTCGGTGGCGACCACATTCGACGGCTATCCGCTGGCCCAGCAGGGCCGCGCCGGCGAGGCGCTCGCGGCCGCCTTCACGGGCTCCTTCCTGGGTGCCTTCTTCTCGACCCTGCTCCTCACCTTCCTGGCGCCTCTGGTCGCCAAGTTCGCCCTGCAATTCGGGCCACCCGAGTTCTTCGCCGTCTATCTGCTGACATTCTGCGCCTTCGTCGGCATGGGCAAGGAACCTGCCTACAAGGTCATCGCCGCCATGATGCTCGGCTTTGCGCTTGCCGCCGTCGGCCTCGACACGGTCACGGGCCAGCTGCGCATGACCTTCGGCTCGACCGAGCTCTTGCGCGGCTTCGACTTCCTGGTCGCGGTGATCGGCCTGTTCGGCGTCGGCGAGATCCTTCTGACCATGGAAGAGGGCTTGGCCTTCAAGGGCCGCTCCGCGCGCATCGACCTGCGCGTCGTGCTGAAGGTCTGGAAGGACATGCCGAAATATGCCTGGACGGCGCTGCGCGGCGCCATCGTCGGGGCCTGGATGGGGATCACGCCGGGCGGCGCGACGCCGGCTTCCTTCATGTCCTACGGTCTTGCCAAGCGCTTCTCGAAGAACGGGCACAAGTTCGGCACCGGCGAGGTGGAGGGCGTAATCGCGCCGGAAACCGCTGCCCATTCGGCCGGCACCGCCGCGCTGCTGCCGATGCTGACCCTCGGCATCCCGGGCTCGCCGACCGCCGCGGTCCTGCTCGGCGGCCTGCTGATCTGGGGCCTGCAACCCGGCCCGCTGCTGTTCGTCGAACAGAAGGACTTCGTCTGGGGTCTGATCGCATCGATCTATCTCGGCAACATCGCCGGCCTGATCGTGGTCCTGTCGACCGTGCCGCTGTTCGCCGCCATCCTGCGCATCCCCTTCTCGATCATCGCGCCGATCATCCTGGTGATCTGCGCGGTCGGCGCCTACACGGTCCACAACGCCCTGCTCGACATCGCCGTGATGCTGGTCTTCGGCGTGCTCGGCTATCTGTTCAAGAAGCTGCAATACCCGCTCGCCCCGCTGGTGCTGGCGCTGGTGCTCGGCGACATGGCGGAAAGCTCCTTCCGGCAGGCCATGCTGGTCAGCCAGGGCAGCCTGTCGGTGTTCTGGTCGAACCCGCTGGTCGGCTCCATCGTGACCCTCGCCCTGCTCATGCTGGTCTGGCCGCTCCTCTCGGCGGCGATGGCCAGCCTGAAGCGCGACACCCCGCGGGTCGTGTCGGGCGAGTGA
- a CDS encoding Bug family tripartite tricarboxylate transporter substrate binding protein — translation MNTSRIAAAAAALLVPGLAGATSAVAWEPTKAVEFIVPAGTGGGADQMARVLQGIIQKHELMKQPLVVINKAGGAGAEGFLDMKGSAGNPHKIVITLSNLFTTPLATGVPFKWDELTPVSMLALDEFVLWVNAKSPYKTAKEYVDAVKEGGAAKFQMGGTGSKQEDQIITAAIEQQTGAKFTYVPYKGGGDVAAQLVGGHVTSSVNNPIEAVSQWRGGELRPLCVFDNQRIPLKEPVADGKSWNDIPTCKESGLDIEYLMLRGIFMPAKATPDQVTFYVELFKKVRATSDWQDFMAKGAFNTTFLAGEEYRAWVAKEADRHRTLMEKAGFLAK, via the coding sequence ATGAACACATCCCGCATTGCCGCCGCGGCGGCCGCCCTCCTCGTGCCCGGTCTGGCCGGCGCGACGTCCGCTGTGGCCTGGGAACCCACGAAGGCGGTGGAATTCATCGTCCCGGCCGGTACCGGCGGTGGCGCCGACCAGATGGCGCGGGTGCTTCAGGGCATCATCCAGAAGCATGAACTGATGAAGCAGCCTCTGGTTGTCATCAACAAGGCGGGCGGCGCCGGTGCCGAGGGCTTCCTCGACATGAAGGGCTCCGCCGGCAATCCGCACAAGATCGTCATCACCCTGTCGAATCTGTTCACCACGCCGCTGGCGACCGGCGTCCCGTTCAAATGGGACGAGCTGACCCCGGTCTCGATGCTGGCGCTCGACGAGTTCGTGCTCTGGGTCAACGCCAAGTCGCCCTACAAGACCGCGAAGGAATATGTCGACGCGGTCAAGGAAGGCGGCGCCGCCAAGTTCCAGATGGGCGGCACGGGCTCCAAGCAGGAAGACCAGATCATCACGGCCGCGATCGAGCAGCAGACCGGCGCCAAGTTCACCTACGTCCCCTACAAGGGCGGCGGCGACGTCGCGGCGCAGCTGGTTGGCGGCCATGTCACGTCGAGCGTCAACAACCCGATCGAGGCCGTGTCGCAGTGGCGCGGCGGCGAGCTGCGGCCGCTCTGCGTGTTCGACAATCAGCGCATCCCGCTGAAGGAGCCGGTTGCCGACGGCAAGTCGTGGAACGACATCCCGACCTGCAAGGAATCCGGTCTCGACATCGAATATCTGATGCTGCGCGGCATCTTCATGCCGGCCAAGGCGACGCCCGATCAGGTCACCTTCTACGTGGAACTCTTCAAGAAGGTCCGCGCGACATCCGACTGGCAGGACTTCATGGCCAAGGGCGCCTTCAACACGACCTTCCTGGCCGGCGAGGAGTATCGCGCCTGGGTGGCCAAGGAGGCGGACCGTCATCGCACCCTGATGGAAAAGGCCGGCTTCCTGGCCAAGTGA
- a CDS encoding sensor histidine kinase — MAERDGNARSGRLIEQVTGSELAGLDGAGEALWLDVIAKMDEVYSDLLRYETDLEAKNAELEEAQAFISSVIASVSDILVVVDADGTILQVNPAFVRLTGIPAADLVGTRLANRLAPADRAVAMELAGGSGEFSDREVRFLTVDAVSDLMAVACSPRLDHAGRHAGAVLTGRPIGELRRAYEALHRAHQELQQAQRKLIEQEKMASLGRLVAGVAHELNNPISFVYGNIHTLDRYRGRLTGFFEALAAGGDPNELRRTWRIDPLMEDLGPLLEGSLEGAVRVSDIVRNLRRLSFSKPGDRMAVDLDKVARNAANWAARAKGGGARIDFDGCDTALVDGHEGQLHQVLVNLIENALDAVADERDPVVGVTVEAADGTVEVRVQDNGPGVAPAVADKIFEPFFTTKAVGEGTGLGLWISYSIAREHGGEIALKPVAHGACFVLRLPQRGQEP, encoded by the coding sequence ATGGCTGAACGGGACGGCAACGCCCGGTCCGGGCGGCTGATCGAACAGGTCACCGGCAGCGAACTGGCCGGCCTGGACGGCGCCGGCGAGGCGCTGTGGCTGGACGTGATCGCCAAGATGGACGAGGTCTATTCCGACCTCCTGCGCTACGAGACCGATCTCGAAGCCAAGAATGCCGAACTGGAGGAGGCGCAGGCCTTCATCTCCAGCGTGATCGCCTCGGTCTCCGACATCCTGGTCGTGGTCGACGCGGACGGCACCATCCTTCAGGTCAATCCGGCCTTCGTCCGACTGACCGGCATCCCGGCCGCGGACCTGGTCGGCACCAGGCTGGCGAACCGCCTGGCGCCGGCCGATCGCGCTGTGGCGATGGAACTGGCCGGCGGCTCCGGCGAGTTCAGCGACCGCGAGGTCCGCTTCCTGACCGTCGATGCGGTCTCGGACCTGATGGCCGTCGCCTGCTCGCCGCGCCTCGACCATGCCGGCCGCCATGCCGGCGCGGTGCTGACCGGCCGCCCGATCGGAGAGTTGCGCCGCGCCTACGAGGCCCTGCACCGGGCGCATCAGGAATTGCAGCAGGCGCAGCGAAAGTTGATCGAGCAGGAGAAGATGGCCAGCCTCGGCCGCCTCGTCGCCGGCGTCGCCCACGAGCTCAACAACCCGATCAGCTTCGTCTACGGCAACATCCACACGCTCGACCGCTATCGCGGCCGGCTGACCGGCTTCTTCGAGGCGCTGGCCGCCGGCGGCGATCCCAACGAACTGCGCCGCACCTGGCGCATCGATCCGCTGATGGAGGATCTGGGGCCGCTGCTGGAAGGCAGCCTGGAGGGCGCCGTCCGGGTCAGCGATATCGTCCGCAACCTGCGCCGGTTGTCCTTCTCCAAGCCCGGCGACCGGATGGCGGTCGATCTCGACAAGGTTGCCCGCAATGCCGCCAACTGGGCGGCGCGCGCCAAGGGCGGCGGTGCGCGCATCGATTTCGACGGCTGCGATACGGCCCTGGTCGACGGCCACGAGGGCCAGCTGCACCAGGTGCTGGTCAACTTGATCGAGAACGCGCTCGACGCGGTCGCCGACGAGCGCGACCCGGTCGTCGGCGTGACGGTCGAGGCCGCGGACGGCACGGTCGAGGTGCGCGTCCAGGACAACGGACCCGGGGTCGCCCCGGCCGTCGCGGACAAGATTTTCGAGCCTTTCTTCACCACCAAGGCGGTCGGCGAAGGCACCGGGCTCGGCCTCTGGATCTCCTATTCGATCGCCCGCGAGCATGGCGGCGAGATCGCCCTGAAGCCGGTGGCCCACGGGGCCTGCTTCGTTCTCAGGCTGCCCCAACGCGGGCAGGAGCCTTAG
- a CDS encoding tripartite tricarboxylate transporter TctB family protein — protein sequence MADRPEENQHTLSRQVLELFVAGVFIMLSLVVMSDNWRIGARWASDGPEAGYFPFYIGLIMLVASTITFVVNLRRTPALAETFVERAPLMQVLWVFIPTAVYVAAISVAGIYVASTLFIAFFMVVLGRYPIWKAIPIAVLVPVVLFMMFEVWFLVPLPKGPLEAALGY from the coding sequence ATGGCCGACCGGCCGGAAGAAAACCAACATACGCTGTCGCGGCAGGTCCTCGAGCTGTTCGTGGCCGGCGTCTTCATCATGCTGTCGCTCGTGGTCATGTCCGACAACTGGCGCATCGGGGCGCGCTGGGCCAGCGACGGGCCCGAGGCGGGGTATTTCCCCTTCTACATCGGCCTGATCATGCTGGTGGCGAGCACCATCACCTTCGTGGTCAACCTGCGCCGCACGCCCGCCCTCGCCGAGACCTTCGTCGAGCGCGCGCCGCTGATGCAGGTGCTGTGGGTCTTCATCCCCACCGCCGTCTACGTCGCCGCGATCAGCGTCGCCGGCATCTATGTCGCCAGCACCCTGTTCATCGCCTTCTTCATGGTCGTGCTCGGCCGTTACCCGATCTGGAAGGCGATCCCGATCGCGGTTCTGGTGCCGGTGGTGCTGTTCATGATGTTCGAGGTCTGGTTCCTCGTGCCGCTGCCGAAGGGGCCGCTCGAGGCCGCGCTCGGCTACTAA